Proteins from a genomic interval of uncultured Desulfuromusa sp.:
- a CDS encoding sigma-54 dependent transcriptional regulator — MRKNGRILLLDDDELIISMLSRALRKEGYETHLLHSSVMAVEKIIAWQPDMMLLDIELGEDLNGLDILRMLQEEHVKFPIVMLTGDDSSDSAIKALRYGASDYLHKPFNVEEVKIVVDRILQNSRMHDEIAYLKRANVEKNGQEFVGKSPVILKLLKDAQKIAAAGVNSMLITGKSGTGKEVLARNLHYWRFAGQDDFESIPYIAINCTALPENLIEGELFGHVKGAFTDAKTDKKGVFELANGGTLLLDEIGDMRADLQGKLLRVLEERSVRRVGGKVDLPIDITIIASTNRNLKELVADGLFREDLYYRLSSFLIEIPPLHDRGTDVVLLARHFLQTYAKKYAKKEVTAIDKEAEKLLLDYAWPGNVRELRNVIERCVVMEEASVLKADCLPLDMGGRRSGSIERRGHFQIILPEKGISLEDVEKELLQLALERTNNNMTQAAKLLKISYDSFRYQAKKYSLL, encoded by the coding sequence ATGAGAAAAAATGGGCGGATTTTACTGCTGGATGACGATGAACTCATCATTTCCATGCTTTCCAGAGCTTTGCGGAAGGAAGGCTATGAAACGCACCTGTTACATAGCTCGGTGATGGCTGTAGAGAAGATTATTGCCTGGCAACCGGACATGATGTTGCTTGATATTGAGCTGGGAGAAGATCTGAATGGTCTTGATATCCTGAGAATGTTACAGGAAGAACATGTCAAATTTCCGATTGTTATGCTGACAGGCGATGATTCAAGTGACTCTGCCATCAAGGCGCTTCGCTATGGCGCTTCAGATTATCTACATAAACCATTTAATGTTGAAGAAGTCAAAATTGTTGTTGACAGAATTCTGCAAAATTCGCGGATGCATGATGAAATTGCCTACCTGAAGAGAGCGAATGTCGAGAAGAATGGACAGGAGTTTGTCGGCAAATCCCCCGTTATTCTCAAGTTGCTTAAGGATGCACAAAAGATTGCGGCTGCCGGTGTTAACTCAATGTTGATTACGGGTAAGTCGGGAACAGGGAAAGAGGTTCTGGCACGCAATCTTCACTATTGGCGTTTCGCAGGTCAAGACGATTTTGAATCCATCCCCTATATTGCCATCAACTGTACGGCATTGCCTGAAAACCTGATTGAGGGTGAACTGTTTGGTCATGTCAAGGGTGCATTTACTGATGCCAAAACGGATAAAAAGGGGGTTTTTGAGCTGGCTAACGGTGGCACCCTGTTACTGGATGAAATCGGGGATATGCGTGCTGACCTGCAAGGGAAATTACTGCGGGTTCTGGAAGAGAGAAGCGTTCGCCGGGTGGGCGGAAAAGTTGATTTGCCGATTGATATCACGATCATTGCTTCCACTAACCGAAATCTTAAGGAACTGGTTGCCGATGGTTTGTTCCGGGAGGATCTCTATTATCGGTTGAGTTCCTTTCTTATCGAGATTCCGCCCCTGCACGATCGTGGAACAGATGTTGTTCTCCTTGCCCGGCATTTCTTACAAACCTATGCTAAAAAATATGCAAAGAAAGAGGTCACAGCTATTGATAAGGAAGCTGAAAAACTTTTGCTGGATTACGCGTGGCCGGGCAATGTTCGTGAACTGCGTAATGTCATTGAGCGTTGCGTGGTGATGGAGGAGGCGTCAGTTCTGAAGGCAGATTGTTTACCGCTGGATATGGGAGGACGGCGGTCCGGTTCAATTGAGCGCAGAGGACATTTTCAGATAATCCTGCCTGAAAAGGGCATCTCTCTGGAAGATGTTGAGAAAGAGTTGCTGCAATTAGCGCTGGAGCGAACCAACAATAATATGACTCAGGCTGCAAAACTCCTGAAAATCAGCTACGATTCTTTCCGTTATCAGGCAAAGAAGTACAGTCTTCTTTGA
- a CDS encoding ATP-binding protein, which yields MKRQVLQGLVIMLICFLIGGSYIIYAIGEATNQLERAVILHQAHDSIRTLQMGIEKNQRKLMLKTGPPKSDPVLLQTDIAAIKKMIMSCFHCEYSKEALRQLDLLSELKSDYLNRFNQLQTLSPGDEYQELAAAVFKEGAGFSLAVDSFLKSASQEFPSRSRALYRDITRVKHLIIFLVIVGPIAILFLTAYFLKRFTGSVDVLVEASNLLEKGNLDYRIKADLKYEFKHLSDSFNSMCDALKLQRDELQSARTLYQALFESAGEGVFILDLAEEREGMIISANAAAAAMHGYQPEELPGMNITDFSCDDECFERLQCALAGHWLEYIVERKKKNGDHFLAEVNVGLLDLTEKKYALVVSRDITQKKKEEAELQRANQMVLVGEMAAGLAHEIKNPLAGIKVTLEVLADELDLNDEDQDLFVRVINETNRVEKLLKGLLNYARPPQLHYEKFDLNKLLDNSIQNVSITGKNSSAEGIEFVRDFAVHLPQLEADTAQLQQVILNILLNAIEAMPEGGKVYVSTCTRDEQSVEIAIKDSGKGIPEGLLATIFQPFVTTKSKGSGLGLAISKRIIEEHGGTIEVDVPSSAGTRFTIILPCKRHRREVLS from the coding sequence ATGAAGCGTCAGGTTCTACAGGGACTTGTGATCATGCTGATCTGTTTTTTGATTGGTGGGTCTTATATTATATATGCAATTGGCGAAGCGACAAATCAATTAGAGCGCGCGGTGATTTTACATCAGGCTCATGATTCGATCAGAACGCTGCAAATGGGGATAGAAAAAAACCAAAGAAAACTGATGTTGAAAACCGGTCCCCCAAAAAGCGATCCGGTATTGTTGCAGACCGATATTGCTGCCATCAAAAAAATGATAATGAGTTGTTTTCACTGTGAGTATTCCAAAGAAGCATTGCGGCAACTCGACTTGCTTTCGGAATTAAAGAGCGATTATCTCAACCGCTTCAACCAATTGCAGACGCTCTCTCCTGGTGATGAATATCAGGAATTAGCTGCTGCAGTTTTTAAGGAAGGAGCCGGATTCAGTTTAGCTGTCGATTCCTTTCTCAAAAGCGCTTCGCAAGAATTTCCCAGTCGTTCCCGGGCTCTCTACAGGGATATTACCAGGGTCAAGCATCTGATCATTTTTCTGGTCATTGTCGGTCCGATTGCTATCCTTTTTTTAACGGCTTATTTTCTCAAACGTTTTACCGGCTCCGTTGATGTTCTGGTTGAAGCCTCCAACCTGTTGGAGAAAGGAAATCTTGACTATCGTATCAAGGCAGACCTGAAATACGAGTTTAAGCATTTGTCCGACTCATTTAACAGTATGTGCGATGCCCTCAAATTGCAAAGAGACGAGTTACAGTCAGCCAGAACGCTTTATCAAGCCCTGTTTGAATCTGCCGGAGAAGGTGTTTTTATCCTTGATCTTGCCGAGGAACGTGAAGGTATGATTATTTCTGCCAATGCTGCAGCAGCAGCTATGCATGGTTATCAGCCTGAGGAATTGCCCGGGATGAACATTACTGACTTCTCCTGTGATGACGAATGTTTTGAACGTCTTCAATGTGCGTTGGCGGGTCACTGGCTGGAATATATTGTGGAGCGGAAGAAGAAAAATGGAGATCATTTCCTGGCCGAAGTCAATGTCGGTCTGCTGGACCTGACAGAAAAAAAATATGCTTTGGTTGTCAGTCGTGACATTACTCAAAAGAAAAAAGAAGAAGCTGAACTGCAGCGGGCCAACCAAATGGTCCTGGTTGGTGAAATGGCCGCCGGGCTGGCCCATGAAATAAAAAACCCATTGGCTGGAATTAAGGTGACACTTGAAGTCCTGGCGGATGAACTGGATCTTAACGATGAGGATCAGGATTTATTTGTCCGGGTGATCAACGAAACAAACCGGGTCGAAAAGCTACTGAAAGGGCTGTTGAATTATGCGCGGCCCCCGCAATTGCATTACGAAAAATTCGATTTGAACAAGCTGTTGGATAACTCAATCCAAAACGTGTCAATCACCGGGAAAAATTCATCTGCAGAAGGGATCGAGTTTGTCAGGGATTTTGCGGTACATCTGCCGCAACTTGAAGCTGATACTGCCCAATTGCAGCAGGTGATACTGAATATTTTGCTCAATGCTATAGAGGCGATGCCTGAGGGAGGGAAAGTTTACGTCTCTACCTGTACAAGGGATGAACAATCAGTCGAGATTGCCATAAAAGATAGTGGAAAAGGTATTCCTGAGGGACTGTTAGCGACTATTTTTCAGCCTTTTGTGACGACAAAATCCAAAGGGAGTGGACTCGGTCTCGCTATCAGTAAAAGAATCATTGAAGAGCATGGTGGTACGATTGAAGTGGACGTTCCTTCTTCTGCGGGAACCCGGTTTACGATTATTTTGCCATGCAAGCGTCATCGCCGGGAGGTGTTGTCATGA